In Acidobacteriota bacterium, the DNA window CGGCGGGAGTCGGCGAGGCTGCCGGCGAGAGCGAGCGCGCCCTCGGCGGCCTCGAGCAGGCGCGCGCCGGGCGCGGTGCCGAGGCGCGCGAGGTCCTGGAAGCGCTCGCGGAAGACGACGTGCGCTCCCGCGGGGTCGACCGTCGCGGCGGACGCGTCGCGGAGGAGCTGCCCGAGGAGCTGCAGGCGCCGCCCGGCCTCGGCGGCGTCGTCGCCGGAGACGAGTGCCGCGAGCGCGAGGGCCCACGAGCGCGAGCGCGTGAGGAAGATGCCGGAGGCCGCCTCGAGGAGCGCGTCGCGCGTCGCACGCGCCTCGGCGAGGTCCAGCGCAGCCGCCTCGTCCGCGTCGTGCGGCACGAAGGCCGCGCGCGCTTCGGCGTCCTCGCGGGCCATCCCGCGCGCCACGAGGGCGTCGGCCGTCCCGGCGCGCGTCGACCCGGGCATCGGCTGCAGCGTGACGCGCGAGAGGATCGTCGGGGGCAGAAGGCGCGGCCGCGTGGCCGTCAGGAGAAAGCGCGTCTTCTTCGGCGGCTCCTCGAGAATCTTGAGGAGCGCGCTGAACGCCGCGGGCTCGGTCCGGTCCACGTCGAGGAAGACGACCGCGCGCATCGCCGCTTCGTAGGGGAGGCGCGTCGAGTCCGCGGCGACGGCCCGCACGAGAGCCGTCGGAATGCTCGTCTCCTTCGTCTCGCCCTCCTCGAACATGGGCGCGTTCACGCGCCGCCTGCGCTCGGGCGCGGCCACCATGAGGTCGGGGTGCTCCCGGCGGAAGACGCGGCGCGCCGCGTTCGACTCCGGATCGAAGCCGCTCCCGCAGATGGCGGCGGCCGCCTCCTCGATCGCCGCGGCCTCGAGGCGCTTCGAACCCGGTCCCGCGAGGAGGACGACGGGCGCGCCGCTCACCTGCTTCTCCGGGGTTTGAAGAGAAGAAGAAGATTTTCTTCGAGTGAAAGAAAGACTTCGGAGGCCGGCGGCGCTGCGTCGATGACGACGAACCTTTTTGGCTCCTTCTTGGCTCGACGCAGGTATGCGCCCCTTACCCTTTCATGGAAATCTCTATCTTCTTCTTCGAATCTGTCGAACGACGCGCCGCGGCGCTTCGCGACGCGCGCGAGCGCGGCGTCGACGGGCAGGTCGAAGAGGTAGGTCCGGTCGGGGTCGCGGCGGCACCATCTTTCATGGAGCTCGTCGACGCTCCTCTCCCCGAGGCCCCGACCGGCGCCCTGGTACGCCCGCGAGGCGTCGGTGTACCGGTCGCAGAGGACGTGCGTCCCGGCGGCGAGAGCGGGCTCGATCATCGTTTGCAGGTGGTGGCGGCGGTCGGCCATCATCAGGAGAAGCTCGGCCCCCGCGTCGATGTGGCCCTTCGAATGGAGGAGCGCGTCCCGGAGGAGCTTCCCGAGCTCCGTGCCGCCGGGGTTCCGGGTCGCGAGGACGGGCAGGCCCCTCGCCTCCATCCACGCGGCCGCCCGGGCGATCTGCGTGGTCTTTCCGGAGCCTTCGATGCCCTCGAAGGTGACGAAAAGGCCCCGCGGGGCGGTCCGGAGTCGGCGGATCACGGCGCGGATTCTCACACGCGGCGGGGGATGTCCACCCCGGAACGTCTCTGGCACGCCGTTCGTATACTGGGCTCAGTAATGTCGTCCTTGTCGTCACCGGGTCTGAGCTCCGCATCGGGCGCCGTCGACGCCCCGCGCCTGAAGCGCCGGCACCTTCCGCTCGTCGCCGTGGGCCTCATGGGGGCCCTTCTCGCGCTCCTTTCGGTCGTGGACATGTTCCTTCCGAAGGCCTACGACGGCGTCGTGCCCGACCCCTACTCGGTCGGCGGCATCCTCGTGCGCGACCTCGTCCCCGGCGGCGCGGCCGAGCGGGCGGGCCTGAAGTCCGGCGACGTGATCCTCGGGATCGGCCACCGGATGCTCAACAAAGCGACCGACGCGCCCCCGGAGCTCCTCCGGCACAAGGTCGGCGAGAAGGTCGACTACCTCGTCCGCCGCGGCGGCAACGTGTTCGAGACGAAGGTCTCCCTCACGCCATTCCGGCTCGGGTCGGCCACGTACTACTACTTCGTCTTTCTCGGCCTCCTCTTCTTTGCGCTGGGCGTCTTCGTCGTCTCGCGCCGGCCGGACGACTCCGCGGTGCAGGTCTTCTACGTCCTGTGCATCCTCTTCATGGAGTTCTTCGTCTGCCGGCTCCGCCCGTCGAGCTACTACTGGATCGACTACGTCGTCCAGATCGCGGGCACGCTCGCGCTGTTCCTGCTGCCGGCCGTCTTCCTCCACTTCTTCCTGCTCTTCCCCGAGAAGAAGACGTTCCGGTTCGCGGAGCGGCGCCCCGGCCAGCCGGCGGCGCCCCCCGCGCTCGAGGCGCTGCAGCGGTTCCTGAACGGTTCTCCTCTTCTCCTCGCGATCCTCTACTCGCTCCCGCCGGTCCTCTACGTCCTCCAGATGGCGGGCTACCGCTACGGAGGGCCCCGCCGCCTCATCTTCGGCGCGCCGACGCTGAACTGGATCCTCCTCGCGGACTACCTGATCCTCGGGCTCCTCGCGCTCGCGCACACGTGGTGGACGAACTCCGACCGTGCGGCGCGCCGGCCGATCCTCGTCCTCCTCCTCGGGACGGTCGCGGGGATCGTGCCGTTCGTCGTCTTCGCCGTCTTCTTCCCGTCGCTCTTCCGCGAGGACCGCTTCCTCCTGTGGGGCGTCGTCCCGATGGCGCTCATCCCGCTCACGTTCGCGTACGCGATCGTGCGGTTCCGGCTCTTCGACGTGCAGGTCATCGTGCGCAAGTCGCTCGTCTACGCGGTCCTCACGGCCGTCGTGACGGGGATGTACGCGCTCGCGGTCGTGGCGGGCAACGCGATCGTCTCGAACGTGTCGTCCACGACCGTCTTCTCGTCGCCGGCTTTCGCGTTCGGCTTCGGCCTCGTCGTCGTCCTCCTCTTCGACCCGCTGCGCCGCCGCATGCAGAAGGTGGTCGACCGCGTCTTCTTCCGCGACCGTGCCGACTTCCAGACCGCTCTTCTCGAGATGAGCCGCTCGGTCGTCTCGCAGCTCGAGCGCCCGAAGCTGCGCGAGCTGCTCACGTTGCGCACGGCCGATCTCCTGCGCCTCGAGCGCCTCGAGCTTCTGCTGCCGCGGAGCGAGGACGGGGCCTTCACCGAGCCCGCCTCCGCGGCCGCGGGCGTCCAGCCGCTGCCCATGGGCGCGGTCCTGCCGCAGCGGCTCGCCGAGCGCGGCGCGCCGATCCGCCTCTCCGACGCGGACGACGGAGGGCTCGACCTCGCGTCGCGGCGCTTCGTCGAGGCGCAGCGCGCGCGCGGGATCGGCGTCGTCCTTCCGCTCGCCACGCACGGCAAGCTCCTCGGCTTCCTCGCGGTCGGCAAGAAGCTCTCCGAGGAGGAGCTCTCGCGCGAGGACCTCGACCACCTCCTCACGATCGCGAACCAGGGCGCCCTCGGCCTCGAGGCCGCGGGCCTCCACGAGGAGCTCACGCGCCGGGCCGAGGTCGAGCGCGACCTCGACATCGCGCGGGACATCCAGACGAGCCTCTTCCCGCGCGAGCTCCCGCGCGTGCCCGGCGTCGAGTTCTTCGGCGTGAGCCGGCCGGCGCGCGTCGTCGGAGGCGATTTCTACGACTTCCTCGACGTGGACTCCCGCCCGGACGGGCGGCTCGCGCTCGTCCTCGGCGACGTCTCGGGCAAGTCGATCCCGGCGTCGCTCCTCATGGTCGCCGCCAAGGAGATCGTGAACGCCAAGGCGATGGCCGACCCGGACCCGTCCGCCGTCTTCCAGGCGTCGAACCGCCGCCTTTACGAGATCAAGCGGCGCATGTTCGTCTCGCTGTCGTACTTCCTCCTCGACCCGAAGGCGCTCGCGATGACGTACGCCTTCGCCGGCCAGCCGACGCCCCTCCTCGTGCGCCCCGGCTCCGGGACCGCGACGGAGATCCCCTGCCCATCCTCGCGGTTGCCCCTGGGCGCCTTCCGGGACACGGTCTACGACGCGGTGTCCCTGTACCTGTCCCGGGGGGACCTCCTGCTCTTCTACACGGACGGCCTGAACGAGGCGATGTCCGCCGAAATGACACCCTACGGGGACGAACGCCTGAAAGCGTCGCTCGTTCGCCACGCCCGGAGGTCCCTCCCCGATCTCGCGGACGAGCTCCTGGAGGACGTCCGGCAGTTCACCCACGGGGCCGAGCAGTACGACGACATCACGTTCGTCCTGATGCGGGTGACCTGAGAACCAACGCGCCGCCGGCGCGTATCATGGAAAAGGGCCTCTCCCGCGGGCCCCGGAGGAACCATGGCCCCTCGCCGCATCCGCGTCCTGCCGCTCGTCCTGGCCCTCGCGGGCCTGGCGATTGCCGGCACCGCCGCGGCCTTCCGGCTGCGGGCGAACCGGGACGTCACGACCTCGTCGGAGCAGGCGTACCGGGCCTACCACGCGGGCGTCGAGAACGACCTGAAGATGTACGAGCGCGAGGCGATGTCCTCGTACGCCGAGGCGCTCCGGTACGACCCGCACTTCGTGATGGCGACGCTCCGGCTCGCCGACAAGATGCGCAGTCGCGACCCCGAGCGCGCCGCGTCGCTCCTCGCGAGCGCGGGCCGGTACCGCGACGACCTCACGGACCGCGAAAAACTCATGCTCCGCATCTACGAGGAACGCTGGGGCAAGCGCGACCTCAAGGTGCTCGAGGCCCTTTACGACGAGTACCAGAGCCGCTTCCCGAAGGACCCCGAGGGCTACCAGATGCGGGCCGCGTTCCTCGCGAACAACGGCCGGATGCCCGAGGCGATCGGGGAGTACGAGCGCCTCATCGCTGTGAATCCGAATTACGCGATCGCCTA includes these proteins:
- a CDS encoding SpoIIE family protein phosphatase: MSSLSSPGLSSASGAVDAPRLKRRHLPLVAVGLMGALLALLSVVDMFLPKAYDGVVPDPYSVGGILVRDLVPGGAAERAGLKSGDVILGIGHRMLNKATDAPPELLRHKVGEKVDYLVRRGGNVFETKVSLTPFRLGSATYYYFVFLGLLFFALGVFVVSRRPDDSAVQVFYVLCILFMEFFVCRLRPSSYYWIDYVVQIAGTLALFLLPAVFLHFFLLFPEKKTFRFAERRPGQPAAPPALEALQRFLNGSPLLLAILYSLPPVLYVLQMAGYRYGGPRRLIFGAPTLNWILLADYLILGLLALAHTWWTNSDRAARRPILVLLLGTVAGIVPFVVFAVFFPSLFREDRFLLWGVVPMALIPLTFAYAIVRFRLFDVQVIVRKSLVYAVLTAVVTGMYALAVVAGNAIVSNVSSTTVFSSPAFAFGFGLVVVLLFDPLRRRMQKVVDRVFFRDRADFQTALLEMSRSVVSQLERPKLRELLTLRTADLLRLERLELLLPRSEDGAFTEPASAAAGVQPLPMGAVLPQRLAERGAPIRLSDADDGGLDLASRRFVEAQRARGIGVVLPLATHGKLLGFLAVGKKLSEEELSREDLDHLLTIANQGALGLEAAGLHEELTRRAEVERDLDIARDIQTSLFPRELPRVPGVEFFGVSRPARVVGGDFYDFLDVDSRPDGRLALVLGDVSGKSIPASLLMVAAKEIVNAKAMADPDPSAVFQASNRRLYEIKRRMFVSLSYFLLDPKALAMTYAFAGQPTPLLVRPGSGTATEIPCPSSRLPLGAFRDTVYDAVSLYLSRGDLLLFYTDGLNEAMSAEMTPYGDERLKASLVRHARRSLPDLADELLEDVRQFTHGAEQYDDITFVLMRVT
- a CDS encoding dTMP kinase — translated: MRRLRTAPRGLFVTFEGIEGSGKTTQIARAAAWMEARGLPVLATRNPGGTELGKLLRDALLHSKGHIDAGAELLLMMADRRHHLQTMIEPALAAGTHVLCDRYTDASRAYQGAGRGLGERSVDELHERWCRRDPDRTYLFDLPVDAALARVAKRRGASFDRFEEEDRDFHERVRGAYLRRAKKEPKRFVVIDAAPPASEVFLSLEENLLLLFKPRRSR